One genomic region from Candidatus Nomurabacteria bacterium encodes:
- a CDS encoding DegT/DnrJ/EryC1/StrS family aminotransferase yields the protein MSIYVTKSFLPSIDEYTKYLQDIWRSNQLTNNGSLVKRFRSELSEYLNVKEEGVNIVTNGTLALQLALRALDFDNGEIITTPFTYVATTSAILWEHLTPVFVDIDPTTLNIDPSKIEQAITSKTKAIMPVHVFGNPCDVESIDKIAKRHNLKVIYDSAHAFGVKYKGKSILEYGDISTLSFHATKLFHTIEGGAVYSNNKKFIDRVELAKRFGHNGDTHIQLGINAKANEFQSAMGLCNLKYIDEIIEKRKKKSKYYENYLSNIVEHPIISEGTEYNYSYYPIILKNQKELQKVVKALSANDIFPRRYFYPSLNMLPYLESKYSCPVSEDIAKRILCIPLYDSLDDSTIINICEIINRCLR from the coding sequence ATGAGCATATATGTGACTAAATCCTTTCTACCTTCCATAGATGAATATACAAAATATCTTCAGGACATTTGGCGTTCGAATCAATTGACCAACAACGGCTCATTAGTAAAAAGATTCCGCAGTGAGTTATCTGAATATCTTAATGTTAAAGAAGAGGGTGTTAATATTGTTACAAACGGTACATTAGCTCTTCAGCTTGCATTGCGAGCACTAGATTTCGATAACGGAGAGATTATCACAACTCCTTTTACCTATGTTGCTACAACATCTGCTATATTATGGGAGCATTTAACTCCTGTTTTTGTAGATATTGACCCAACCACTTTAAATATCGATCCATCAAAAATTGAACAAGCAATTACATCAAAAACAAAAGCAATCATGCCGGTTCATGTTTTTGGTAATCCCTGTGATGTAGAGTCGATTGATAAAATTGCCAAAAGGCATAACTTAAAAGTTATTTATGATTCCGCACATGCTTTTGGGGTTAAATATAAAGGAAAATCAATTCTTGAATATGGCGATATATCAACACTGAGTTTTCATGCGACAAAGCTTTTTCATACAATTGAGGGGGGTGCCGTATATTCTAATAACAAGAAGTTTATCGATAGGGTGGAATTGGCGAAACGCTTTGGACACAATGGAGATACACATATACAGCTTGGTATTAACGCAAAAGCAAATGAGTTTCAGTCGGCAATGGGGCTATGCAACCTTAAATATATAGACGAAATAATTGAAAAAAGAAAGAAAAAATCAAAGTATTATGAAAATTATCTATCAAATATAGTTGAGCACCCAATAATTTCTGAAGGGACAGAATATAACTATTCCTACTACCCAATTATTCTAAAAAACCAAAAAGAGTTACAAAAGGTGGTTAAGGCATTAAGTGCAAACGATATATTTCCACGCAGGTATTTTTATCCATCTTTAAATATGTTGCCGTACTTAGAATCAAAATATTCTTGTCCTGTATCTGAGGATATTGCTAAGCGTATATTATGTATTCCGTTATATGACAGCCTTGACGACTCTACAATAATTAATATTTGTGAGATAATTAACAGATGTTTAAGATAA
- a CDS encoding ABC transporter ATP-binding protein gives MSDDIAISVNNVSKTFKLPYEKNSTIKGAIINFRRKKKGYKKQTALKNISFEVKKGEFFGIVGRNGSGKSTLLKLISGIYAPDSGAIHVNGKLTPFIELGVGFNPELSGKDNVYLNGSLLGFNRKEMDGMYDEIVAFAELEKFMDQKLKNYSSGMQVRLAFSIAIRANTDILVLDEVLAVGDEAFQRKCKEYFKSLKENGKTVVLVTHSMEDVRQYCDRAVLIEHSKIKSMGNPADIANQYTLDNMPNHTKDKQIEDSSKKSEEVRVSLSPPVVDLKLIPKSPLVLTRDQDFEFDIVYKQTDNTPLYVGIGVLYENVSVLEHNSIGVTPKKINKNTNSFTYKLPLNQFTQGTFKISGTVFKLKDKSLLAFTTQLGSIEIVVTHNNKKMGGLLIHRGNWVDK, from the coding sequence ATGAGTGATGATATTGCGATATCTGTGAATAATGTTTCAAAGACCTTTAAGTTACCTTATGAGAAGAACTCAACAATCAAGGGTGCAATCATTAACTTTAGGCGTAAGAAAAAAGGATACAAAAAACAAACTGCACTTAAAAATATATCGTTCGAAGTAAAAAAAGGTGAATTTTTTGGCATAGTAGGGCGCAACGGTAGCGGAAAAAGCACGTTACTAAAACTAATATCTGGAATATATGCTCCAGATTCAGGAGCAATTCATGTCAACGGTAAGCTAACTCCATTTATAGAACTTGGTGTTGGCTTTAATCCAGAACTATCAGGCAAAGATAACGTTTATCTTAACGGATCACTACTTGGTTTTAACCGTAAAGAAATGGATGGAATGTACGATGAAATTGTAGCTTTTGCCGAGCTTGAGAAATTTATGGATCAAAAACTAAAAAACTACAGTTCTGGTATGCAAGTACGTTTAGCTTTTTCAATAGCGATTCGTGCCAATACAGACATATTGGTGTTGGATGAAGTACTCGCCGTTGGCGACGAAGCCTTCCAGCGCAAGTGTAAAGAATACTTCAAGTCCTTAAAAGAAAATGGTAAAACGGTTGTTTTGGTGACTCATAGTATGGAAGATGTTCGGCAGTACTGTGATAGGGCAGTTTTGATAGAACACTCAAAGATAAAAAGTATGGGGAACCCTGCAGATATTGCAAATCAATATACTTTAGACAATATGCCAAACCATACGAAAGATAAACAAATTGAAGATAGCTCAAAAAAATCAGAAGAAGTAAGAGTTAGCCTAAGTCCTCCGGTAGTGGACTTAAAACTAATACCTAAATCTCCGCTGGTTTTAACAAGAGACCAAGACTTTGAGTTTGATATTGTATATAAGCAGACTGATAACACACCTCTATATGTTGGTATTGGTGTGTTATATGAGAACGTTTCGGTTCTAGAGCATAATTCTATTGGCGTAACACCAAAGAAGATTAATAAAAACACGAACAGCTTTACATACAAATTACCATTAAATCAATTTACGCAAGGAACATTTAAAATATCAGGGACAGTTTTTAAATTAAAGGACAAGAGTTTATTAGCGTTTACAACACAGCTTGGATCTATAGAAATTGTCGTTACCCATAACAACAAGAAGATGGGTGGCTTGTTAATACATAGAGGTAATTGGGTTGATAAATGA
- a CDS encoding GtrA family protein: protein MVLRIFEVRFARFICVGFFNTTLDFLLLNLLAFVAHIPVLVANVVSVCVGVVVSYYLNHIFVFRHHSPPSLQSFAKFFIVTGISVVVVQTVVIAIMTPIYMNLLHSLLNLVSSFGLDGYEHQLAVNMAKVTAVLVGMFWNYILYSKTVFRENTKHRVVE, encoded by the coding sequence ATGGTATTGAGAATATTTGAAGTCCGATTTGCTCGATTTATTTGTGTAGGTTTTTTTAATACCACACTAGACTTTTTGCTGTTAAATCTATTAGCATTTGTTGCGCATATACCAGTATTGGTAGCGAATGTTGTTTCGGTTTGTGTTGGAGTTGTGGTTTCTTATTATTTAAACCATATTTTTGTTTTCAGACATCATTCGCCTCCGTCTTTACAGTCATTTGCTAAGTTCTTTATTGTTACTGGAATAAGTGTCGTGGTTGTACAGACTGTTGTTATCGCTATCATGACCCCAATTTACATGAACCTATTACATAGTTTATTAAATTTAGTGTCTAGTTTTGGATTGGATGGGTATGAACATCAGCTAGCTGTTAATATGGCCAAAGTTACTGCAGTTTTGGTCGGGATGTTTTGGAACTATATATTATATTCTAAGACAGTTTTTCGTGAGAATACCAAACATAGAGTCGTAGAGTAG
- a CDS encoding ATP-grasp domain-containing protein, with translation MKKALIIFSGYNQRAVVAFLRTLAELNVDYVIIASSSKDTILSTEYKNKVIYIREQKELNKDELFKCIDLAKKKLDAKKYIVAPSTEGLNRFMLENYEEFHELGYDDILPSKELYEQISDKYSFTQICKSYGLVIPGEYTHSNAKFPFVAKPKKYFSTNNKTYSPVFIRDEAEFSTFKNEYYTRDFYFQEYVSGDSIYILFYFYKNGRAIKLSQENLIQQPNGRSIVAAKLADIHHKKITEQYQNLFIKLQYRGLVMVEVSRQKDDYVMIEANPRFWGPSQLFVDAGVNFFEDMLLDWGVIDSKPKHAKMNKGARYYWSGGVCDDISKMVFHNYDKETYLAENSVWSAYDIYNRVDTREIYDLEKI, from the coding sequence ATGAAAAAAGCACTCATTATATTTTCTGGTTATAACCAACGAGCCGTTGTCGCCTTTTTAAGAACATTGGCAGAATTAAATGTTGATTATGTAATAATTGCTAGTTCATCAAAAGACACTATATTGAGTACCGAGTATAAAAACAAAGTAATATATATACGAGAACAAAAAGAGTTAAATAAAGACGAACTTTTTAAGTGTATTGATCTTGCAAAGAAAAAACTGGATGCAAAAAAATATATTGTTGCGCCATCAACGGAGGGCTTAAATAGGTTTATGCTTGAAAACTATGAAGAGTTCCACGAGCTAGGATACGACGATATTTTGCCATCCAAAGAGCTTTATGAACAGATATCGGATAAATACAGCTTTACGCAGATATGCAAAAGCTACGGACTGGTTATTCCTGGCGAATATACTCATAGTAATGCCAAATTTCCATTTGTAGCTAAGCCAAAAAAATATTTCTCGACTAACAATAAAACATATTCCCCGGTATTTATAAGAGATGAGGCCGAGTTTAGCACTTTTAAAAACGAATATTATACTAGAGATTTTTATTTTCAAGAATATGTGTCGGGGGATAGCATATATATTCTATTTTATTTTTATAAAAATGGTAGAGCTATTAAATTGTCTCAAGAAAATCTCATTCAACAGCCAAACGGAAGGTCTATCGTTGCTGCCAAGCTAGCCGATATACACCATAAGAAAATTACAGAACAATATCAAAACCTTTTTATTAAACTACAATACCGTGGGCTTGTTATGGTGGAAGTAAGTCGACAGAAAGATGATTATGTTATGATCGAGGCTAATCCTAGGTTTTGGGGTCCTTCGCAACTCTTTGTAGATGCTGGCGTAAACTTCTTTGAAGATATGTTGCTTGATTGGGGTGTGATAGATTCTAAGCCCAAACACGCGAAGATGAATAAGGGGGCTAGGTATTATTGGTCGGGTGGAGTATGTGATGATATCTCCAAGATGGTATTTCATAACTATGACAAAGAAACTTATCTTGCAGAGAATAGTGTATGGAGTGCTTATGACATATATAATAGAGTGGATACAAGGGAAATTTATGATCTGGAGAAAATATGA
- a CDS encoding polyprenol monophosphomannose synthase encodes MKLGISIPTYNEAKNIDKLLSNIKSTLSNQKNTKTIIVVVDDSSPDNTGKVVEKFAKLHGTNNFRVLLLTRKVKDGFGKACIAGFNKLLDEKVDYILQMDADLSHNPKYIPKFIDSARSGHDFIVASRYISGGGTPDWPLHRRILSKYGNFYARFVLNNKISDYTGGYNLYSRDLLSKIDLNSINSTGYGFLIELKYKALQNCISAKQIPINFRDRQHGKSKIPKNTLIKNLILVPKLKFKRGL; translated from the coding sequence ATGAAACTTGGAATATCAATCCCCACCTATAATGAGGCAAAAAACATCGATAAACTGCTAAGCAATATAAAAAGTACTCTTTCTAACCAAAAAAATACTAAAACAATAATTGTAGTGGTTGACGACAGCTCGCCCGACAATACGGGAAAAGTTGTAGAAAAGTTTGCTAAATTACATGGTACAAATAATTTTCGCGTTCTATTATTAACCCGTAAAGTTAAAGATGGGTTTGGTAAGGCTTGTATAGCTGGATTTAATAAGTTGCTAGATGAAAAAGTAGACTATATTCTACAAATGGATGCCGATCTCTCGCATAACCCAAAGTACATACCGAAGTTCATTGATTCAGCTAGATCTGGGCATGACTTTATTGTTGCATCTAGATATATTTCGGGTGGTGGCACCCCAGATTGGCCACTTCATCGTCGGATACTTAGTAAATATGGTAACTTTTATGCTCGCTTTGTATTGAATAACAAAATTTCGGATTATACAGGCGGTTACAACCTATACAGCAGAGATTTACTTAGTAAAATTGATCTAAATAGTATTAACTCTACTGGATATGGTTTTTTAATTGAGTTAAAGTACAAAGCTCTACAAAATTGTATATCCGCAAAACAAATTCCCATAAACTTCCGAGACAGACAGCACGGTAAATCAAAAATTCCAAAAAACACGTTAATAAAAAACTTGATCTTAGTTCCAAAGCTAAAATTTAAAAGGGGTTTGTAA
- a CDS encoding glycosyltransferase family 2 protein, protein MKKVVKKAVHHSVVGARKVVGKNKYLKSVILNNVAPHLRVHNKNNYERWLEVNFPDFVAIAKMRKELAELRYQPLISVIVPTYNTNLRFLQECLDSVFGQVYENWELIVVDDCSTDKKVKEFIKNYAKQEKRLIYKFLPKNLGISGATNEAVRLAKGEFIGIFDHDDLLWPNALFEMVKALNNDKKLDFIYTDEDKITEDTHNHLGYVFKPDYNPDFMHSVNYFTHFTVIRKSLFDKIGGERSEYDGAQDWDLYLRICRETNRIHHIPKICYSWRVHDDSTAKTTEAKPYVVKAQQKAIVDDLTERGYKTASVNQDMKHPGYWNVTYPVKDNPLISIVIPSKNQYKVLKRCIDSIYNKTTYDNFEVVLVDTGSDDRRVWNYYDRLQKQHDNFKLIEWTEQPFSYARSCNEGAKQARGDLLVMLNNDTEVLTKDWLQIMAGDAQRKEVGVVGCLLFYPDGYRIQHAGVGVGLGGVAANSFQMMTLSQAMTQTQHLLINTKHNITAVTAACLMVKRSLFDKIKGFDEAYRVTYNDVDLCLRIHEIGYLNVYTPHVRLLHHESISVGSPEEIKKRDTKEMKQAQEKFKKQWQKYIQHDPNINPNLSKEDAFYDIPKRKPNNLDN, encoded by the coding sequence GTGAAGAAGGTAGTCAAAAAAGCGGTTCATCATTCTGTGGTTGGGGCTAGGAAGGTTGTCGGTAAAAATAAATATCTCAAAAGCGTTATATTAAACAATGTTGCGCCACATTTGAGAGTACATAATAAGAATAATTATGAAAGATGGTTAGAGGTTAACTTTCCTGATTTTGTTGCTATTGCAAAAATGCGAAAAGAGCTAGCTGAACTAAGGTATCAGCCGTTGATTTCGGTGATTGTTCCAACATACAACACTAACTTACGATTCCTGCAAGAATGTTTAGATTCGGTTTTTGGGCAAGTTTACGAAAATTGGGAGCTTATTGTTGTAGATGATTGCTCAACTGATAAAAAAGTAAAAGAGTTTATTAAGAACTACGCCAAACAAGAAAAAAGACTCATTTATAAATTCTTGCCTAAAAATCTTGGCATATCTGGCGCAACCAATGAGGCCGTAAGGCTGGCTAAAGGAGAATTTATTGGGATATTTGACCATGATGATTTGCTGTGGCCAAATGCCCTATTTGAGATGGTCAAAGCACTTAATAATGACAAAAAATTAGATTTTATTTATACAGATGAAGATAAAATTACAGAGGATACACACAATCATTTGGGCTATGTGTTTAAGCCAGACTATAACCCAGACTTTATGCATAGCGTAAACTACTTTACTCACTTTACAGTTATTCGTAAGAGTTTATTTGATAAGATTGGCGGAGAGCGATCAGAATATGACGGGGCGCAAGATTGGGATTTGTACTTAAGAATTTGTCGTGAGACAAATAGGATACATCATATCCCAAAAATTTGTTATAGCTGGCGCGTACATGATGACTCTACCGCTAAAACAACAGAAGCCAAGCCTTATGTTGTGAAGGCTCAACAAAAAGCTATTGTAGACGACTTGACAGAGCGAGGTTATAAAACAGCTAGCGTTAATCAAGACATGAAACACCCCGGCTACTGGAATGTAACTTATCCAGTCAAAGACAACCCTCTAATTTCTATAGTTATACCTAGCAAGAACCAGTATAAAGTACTTAAAAGATGCATAGATTCAATCTATAACAAGACTACTTATGATAATTTTGAGGTAGTGTTAGTTGATACAGGTAGTGACGATAGAAGGGTATGGAATTATTACGACAGACTCCAAAAGCAACACGATAATTTTAAGTTGATAGAGTGGACAGAACAGCCATTTAGTTATGCCCGTAGTTGTAACGAAGGTGCAAAGCAAGCCCGGGGGGATTTGTTGGTTATGTTAAACAATGACACAGAGGTTCTTACTAAAGATTGGCTACAAATTATGGCGGGCGACGCTCAACGTAAAGAGGTTGGTGTGGTGGGTTGTTTGTTATTTTACCCTGATGGTTATCGAATTCAGCATGCTGGGGTTGGCGTAGGTTTGGGTGGTGTAGCAGCAAATTCTTTTCAAATGATGACACTAAGCCAGGCTATGACACAGACTCAACACTTATTAATAAACACAAAACATAATATTACAGCTGTTACTGCGGCATGCTTGATGGTTAAGAGGTCTTTGTTTGACAAAATTAAGGGATTTGATGAGGCATATAGAGTTACATATAATGATGTTGATCTATGTTTGCGCATTCATGAAATAGGGTATCTTAATGTTTACACCCCACATGTTAGATTATTGCACCACGAGTCAATAAGTGTTGGCTCCCCAGAAGAAATTAAAAAACGGGACACAAAAGAAATGAAGCAAGCCCAAGAGAAGTTTAAAAAACAGTGGCAAAAGTACATTCAGCACGACCCCAACATCAATCCAAATTTATCAAAAGAAGACGCCTTTTACGATATCCCTAAGCGTAAACCCAATAATCTAGATAATTGA
- a CDS encoding glycosyltransferase, translated as MMNKRKIMVSVLSLSYNQKHYIKQCLDSILGQKTNFRFEVLINDDASTDGTAEIIKEYQTKHPQIIKPVFQKENKYSKGERNMIVRYLLPKVKGKYLAICEGDDFWTDLTKLQKQVDFMEAHPDYALCFHPVKVFYEKGEIAEYIYPNIKKGFTLNKLITENYIPTNSVMYRSQADYSACPVDVMPADWYLHMFHAQFGRLKFFNKVMSAYRKHEEGVWWATQDNPYRVWNDYGLYFLALDKVANDMFGDDSKYKKAVYKRVYNDINQLIVSKPSGGQGRTQEAIKKYPGLIDIYLTYNQEQISYLEDRVKALGANIAVYAQENDKKSKIIDERIATEQDLIGRLHQVEAQLKEIKGSRTWRARTKVVDFLTNGENK; from the coding sequence ATGATGAATAAAAGAAAGATAATGGTTTCGGTTTTATCGTTAAGCTATAACCAAAAGCATTATATCAAACAGTGTTTAGATAGCATTTTGGGGCAAAAAACAAACTTTAGGTTTGAAGTCTTAATTAATGATGACGCATCAACAGACGGAACAGCTGAAATAATTAAAGAATATCAAACAAAACATCCACAAATTATTAAGCCGGTTTTTCAAAAAGAAAACAAATACTCAAAAGGTGAACGAAATATGATTGTTAGATATCTGTTGCCAAAGGTCAAAGGTAAGTATTTGGCCATCTGTGAGGGTGATGACTTTTGGACGGACTTAACAAAGTTACAGAAACAAGTAGATTTTATGGAGGCTCACCCAGATTATGCTTTGTGTTTTCACCCAGTAAAGGTATTTTACGAAAAGGGTGAGATAGCTGAATATATTTATCCAAATATAAAAAAGGGCTTTACTCTTAATAAGCTAATCACAGAAAACTATATACCCACAAATTCGGTGATGTATAGGTCTCAGGCAGATTATTCTGCTTGTCCTGTTGATGTTATGCCAGCAGATTGGTATTTGCATATGTTTCATGCGCAGTTTGGAAGACTTAAATTTTTTAACAAGGTTATGTCTGCCTATCGAAAGCACGAGGAGGGAGTTTGGTGGGCTACACAAGATAATCCATACAGAGTTTGGAATGATTATGGTTTGTATTTTCTTGCGTTGGACAAGGTGGCTAACGATATGTTTGGAGATGATAGTAAATACAAAAAAGCCGTTTATAAAAGAGTTTACAATGATATAAATCAGCTAATTGTATCAAAACCAAGTGGAGGTCAAGGACGCACACAAGAGGCTATTAAGAAATATCCTGGTTTGATAGATATATATTTAACTTATAATCAGGAGCAGATCTCTTATTTAGAAGATAGAGTAAAGGCTTTGGGTGCAAATATAGCGGTGTATGCACAAGAAAACGACAAAAAATCGAAGATAATTGATGAACGAATAGCAACAGAACAAGATCTAATAGGGCGACTACATCAAGTAGAGGCTCAACTAAAAGAAATAAAAGGGTCAAGAACCTGGCGTGCAAGAACTAAGGTTGTGGATTTTTTAACTAACGGAGAAAATAAGTGA
- a CDS encoding glycosyltransferase, translating to MKTKVDISVNITAHREGNLLYRTLVAINNNINALIQEIPNTKIEVNVSLDNHDEKTKEVVDKFGFDNATKKTYSVKFGDLAESRNNLIGKSKGEYLAFFDGDDVFSLKYLLSAYRLARANKNKKVVYSVDYLVVFGGENSIAVRPEVKTNYRSALELVVNNNPVNSCIFANKEVFQLTRYEPVVRGSGYGYEDWHFVTKLLVLGVEFKKIPDGILFYRRSFNPAESLLSGQVSQNAILRRSPLFDPQTFVDFYNNRKTEKKATHDPIKPPIKYNFKTIVRQLLYRRPFTAMPVTAKTYLKTCYHAHNRLLIAIKDKVRWLSNKKSSLITQQDIIASGIDLYRNHLENILFEKLNHFNVARSSVVKIVDEWFYANSIEPLISPTEGNFINLGVSFYPDSTYNTKLYYELCMGVLELNKQKNVCIMMTPWITRGGADLILVETIKTLHKNGTSVLLITTEGNNMQWLGRIAKYAKVVNIHDYKQNISFEDILGLISRLVINVQPKYFVSLNSYYGNEIAVKYGKQIGEASKIYTYKFSLHQDENGVSFEAPESFYDNIHKIDKARIVTDCQNTVKDYMRVFGYGAEKFDFITMPIPVTKSKLTATSKPHKKVLCAGRIAPDKLIKELFVISDLLKDDDISIDIYGSIDDRMAGEYGVFSNLLKSYSNITYKGGFDKFSDIPIQNYDILLFASRSEGLPNVVLEAIGANLFVVASDVGGVGEVIEHGINGYLINDPLDAKAYADMIRLYYKDNSKESLNKKTEYNKNLYKSRSTTAMIESIKKMYDIISK from the coding sequence GTGAAAACAAAAGTCGACATATCGGTTAATATAACAGCACATAGAGAAGGTAATTTATTGTACAGAACCCTCGTTGCTATCAATAATAATATCAATGCTTTGATTCAAGAAATACCTAATACCAAAATAGAGGTTAATGTTTCATTAGATAATCATGATGAAAAAACCAAAGAAGTAGTCGATAAGTTTGGGTTTGATAATGCAACAAAAAAGACATATAGTGTTAAATTTGGTGATTTGGCAGAAAGTAGAAATAACTTAATCGGAAAATCGAAGGGTGAATACTTGGCCTTTTTTGATGGAGACGATGTTTTTAGCTTAAAATATTTACTTTCGGCTTATAGGCTAGCCAGAGCTAATAAAAACAAAAAGGTAGTATATTCGGTAGATTATCTTGTTGTTTTTGGTGGCGAGAATAGTATTGCTGTTAGGCCTGAGGTTAAAACTAATTATAGGTCAGCACTAGAGCTGGTAGTTAATAATAACCCAGTAAACTCTTGTATTTTTGCCAACAAAGAAGTATTTCAACTTACTCGTTATGAACCAGTTGTTAGGGGTAGTGGATATGGATATGAAGACTGGCACTTTGTTACTAAACTCTTAGTTTTAGGAGTAGAGTTTAAAAAGATACCGGATGGTATATTATTTTACAGAAGAAGCTTTAATCCAGCAGAGTCTTTATTGTCTGGACAAGTATCTCAAAACGCCATTCTTAGAAGATCTCCTTTGTTTGATCCACAAACTTTTGTGGATTTTTATAATAACCGCAAAACAGAAAAGAAAGCGACCCATGACCCAATAAAACCACCCATTAAGTACAATTTTAAAACCATTGTTCGACAACTTCTATATAGACGACCCTTTACGGCAATGCCTGTGACTGCAAAAACCTATCTTAAGACCTGCTATCATGCCCATAATAGGCTACTGATTGCTATTAAAGACAAGGTTAGGTGGTTAAGTAATAAAAAATCTTCCCTAATTACCCAGCAAGATATTATAGCTAGTGGGATAGACCTGTACAGAAATCATTTAGAAAATATTCTTTTTGAGAAGTTAAACCATTTTAATGTAGCAAGAAGCTCTGTAGTGAAAATTGTTGATGAGTGGTTTTATGCTAACTCGATAGAGCCATTAATTTCACCCACAGAGGGAAATTTTATTAACCTTGGAGTTTCGTTTTACCCTGATAGCACATACAATACAAAACTGTATTATGAATTATGCATGGGTGTTCTAGAACTTAATAAACAAAAAAATGTTTGTATAATGATGACTCCATGGATTACAAGGGGTGGAGCAGACTTAATTTTAGTAGAAACTATAAAAACCTTGCATAAAAATGGAACATCTGTGTTACTAATCACGACTGAAGGCAACAATATGCAGTGGCTAGGAAGAATAGCCAAGTATGCGAAAGTTGTTAACATTCATGACTACAAACAAAATATTTCTTTTGAAGATATACTTGGGTTAATATCAAGGCTTGTTATTAATGTGCAACCAAAGTATTTTGTTAGTCTAAATTCATATTATGGTAATGAGATTGCTGTAAAATATGGCAAACAAATAGGTGAGGCGTCAAAAATATACACATATAAGTTCTCATTACATCAAGATGAGAATGGTGTATCTTTTGAAGCTCCAGAATCTTTTTATGATAATATACATAAAATAGATAAGGCACGAATTGTGACTGATTGCCAAAATACAGTAAAAGACTATATGAGGGTTTTTGGGTATGGAGCAGAAAAGTTTGATTTTATAACAATGCCTATACCCGTAACAAAAAGTAAATTAACAGCTACTAGTAAGCCACACAAAAAAGTTCTTTGTGCAGGACGCATAGCACCTGACAAACTAATAAAGGAACTTTTTGTTATTTCTGATTTATTAAAAGATGATGATATATCGATTGATATATATGGATCTATCGATGACAGAATGGCGGGTGAATATGGCGTATTCAGTAATTTATTAAAGTCTTATAGCAACATAACATATAAGGGTGGGTTTGATAAATTTTCGGATATACCTATTCAAAATTATGATATTTTACTTTTTGCTTCGCGTAGCGAAGGATTGCCCAATGTTGTTTTAGAGGCTATAGGTGCAAATTTGTTTGTTGTTGCTTCTGATGTTGGTGGTGTAGGAGAGGTTATAGAGCACGGCATAAATGGATATTTGATTAATGACCCCTTAGATGCGAAGGCTTACGCAGATATGATAAGATTGTACTATAAAGATAATTCAAAAGAGAGCTTAAACAAGAAAACAGAGTATAACAAGAATCTTTATAAATCTAGAAGTACTACTGCTATGATAGAGAGCATTAAAAAGATGTACGACATCATATCAAAATAA